The following coding sequences are from one Lolium rigidum isolate FL_2022 chromosome 6, APGP_CSIRO_Lrig_0.1, whole genome shotgun sequence window:
- the LOC124662784 gene encoding uncharacterized acetyltransferase At3g50280-like, translated as MGNEQMEAGAAEAVRIVSRRMVQPPMEEEEVVDIQVKPCDLRLITVDYIQKGILLPKPPAGGERLVDTLAVSFVRALAGRFYSLAGRLVVKHHTDETISVVLRCTGEGAEFVHAVAPGVTVEDIAASVYTPSVVRDFYPFNHVLGADAAIKSLPVLAVQVTELDDGIFIGLSMNHCVGDGTTFWAFFNAWSGISRGGNNSDDLHEVSKPAPVIQLQKWFADDGSPVPVHMPFSKLQDVVRRFERPAVEECLFTFSAASIRKLKARANNEIAGTANVTISSLQALLAHLWRAVSRARQLPPGQETSYSMFIGCRGRVNGMPQGYIGNAVVLGKATSAVGEILEKGLGWTAWQLNRLVASFDEAAMEDWLDRWIQAPDFEYMGRLSSGGAALMTGSSPRFDVFGNDFGWGKPIAVRSGPGDKMDGKATVFEGPERGGSMSLEVCVAPDVLKRLVADMEFMESVSMPM; from the coding sequence ATGGGCAATGAGCAGATGGAAGCAGGAGCCGCCGAAGCCGTCCGGATCGTGTCCCGGCGCATGGTCCAGccgccgatggaggaggaggaagtggtgGACATACAGGTCAAGCCCTGTGACCTCCGCCTCATCACCGTAGACTACATACAGAAGGGCATACTCCTGCCCAAGCCTCCCGCCGGCGGAGAGCGCCTCGTCGACACCCTCGCCGTCTCCTTCGTGCGGGCCTTGGCCGGCAGGTTCTATTCTTtggccggccggctcgtcgtgaaGCATCACACCGATGAGACCATCTCCGTCGTGCTGCGCTGCACCGGGGAGGGCGCTGAGTTCGTCCACGCCGTGGCGCCTGGTGTCACCGTCGAGGACATTGCCGCCTCCGTCTACACACCTTCGGTTGTCCGGGACTTCTACCCATTCAACCATGTGCTCGGCGCGGACGCTGCCATCAAGTCTCTGCCGGTGCTGGCGGTGCAGGTCACCGAGCTCGACGACGGCATCTTCATCGGTTTGTCCATGAACCACTGCGTCGGCGACGGCACCACTTTCTGGGCATTCTTCAACGCCTGGTCTGGGATCAGCCGAGGTGGCAACAACAGTGACGACCTACACGAGGTATCCAAGCCGGCGCCCGTTATCCAGCTCCAGAAATGGTTCGCCGACGACGGCAGCCCCGTTCCAGTCCACATGCCATTCAGTAAGCTGCAGGACGTTGTTCGGCGCTTCGAGCGCCCCGCGGTGGAGGAATGCCTTTTCACCTTCTCTGCCGCCAGCATCAGGAAGCTCAAGGCCAGGGCCAACAACGAAATCGCCGGCACCGCCAACGTTACTATCTCCTCGCTCCAGGCCCTGCTCGCGCACCTTTGGCGGGCGGTGTCCCGCGCGCGGCAACTCCCACCGGGGCAGGAGACATCTTATTCCATGTTCATTGGGTGCCGTGGTCGCGTGAACGGCATGCCACAAGGTTACATCGGTAACGCCGTAGTGCTCGGAAAGGCAACCTCCGCCGTCGGGGAGATCCTAGAGAAGGGGTTAGGTTGGACAGCATGGCAGCTGAACCGCCTAGTGGCATCGTTTGACGAGGCCGCCATGGAGGATTGGCTGGATCGTTGGATTCAGGCGCCCGATTTCGAGTACATGGGGAGGCTATCATCCGGAGGGGCGGCGCTTATGACGGGGAGTTCACCGCGGTTCGACGTATTCGGGAATGACTTCGGGTGGGGAAAGCCGATTGCTGTACGGAGCGGCCCAGGGGACAAGATGGATGGAAAGGCGACAGTGTTCGAGGGGCCGGAGCGAGGAGGAAGCATGTCGCTAGAGGTTTGTGTTGCGCCGGATGTTCTGAAAAGGCTTGTGGCCGACATGGAGTTTATGGAGTCCGTAAGTATGCCTATGTGA
- the LOC124659159 gene encoding transcription factor DIVARICATA-like, whose protein sequence is MDFYYQHQAAPAPARTTRPWSKEEDKAFEAALVAFPEQVPDRWGRVAAGLPGRTPQDAWEHYQALVADVDLIERGAIDIPSCWDDDYDDGNQSAGAATDRRAGKPRGEERRRGIPWSEEEHKLFLDGLEKYGRGDWRNISRFAVRTRTPTQVASHAQKYFIRQANAATRDSKRKSIHDITTP, encoded by the exons atggacttCTACTACCAGCAccaggccgcgccggcgccggcgaggacgacaaGGCCGTGGAGCAAGGAGGAGGACAAGGCGTTCGAGGCCGCGCTGGTGGCCTTCCCGGAGCAGGTCCCCGACCGCTGGGGCCGCGTCGCCGCGGGGCTGCCCGGCCGCACCCCGCAGGACGCCTGGGAGCACTACCAGGCGCTCGTCGCCGACGTCGACCTCATCGAGCGCGGCGCCATCGACATCCCCAGCTGCTGGGACGACGACTACGACGACGGCAACCAGTCAGCCGGggccgccacggaccgccgcgccgGCAAGCCCCGCGGCGAGGAGCGCCGCCGCGGCATACCCTGGTCGGAGGAGGAGCACAA GCTGTTCCTGGACGGGCTGGAGAAGTACGGGCGGGGCGACTGGCGGAACATCTCGCGCTTCGCGGTCAGGACGCGGACGCCCACGCAGGTGGCCAGCCACGCGCAGAAGTACTTCATCCGCCAGGCCAACGCCGCCACCAGGGACTCCAAGCGCAAGAGCATCCACGACATCACCACGCCTTGA